The following are encoded together in the Brevinematia bacterium genome:
- a CDS encoding glycogen-binding domain-containing protein: protein MKKLLGLLTIVVFAISVVACAPVGAKKDSTAKKDKKSKTAKADAKAGKIKAGTIKFTFDSNEYGGASSVNLVGSFNGWNPTDPNYAMEDPDGDGIFEIEVEWDAGKYAYKYYIDGNWPKDMSELEAYISPKPSEYVDDGFGGKNAVLIVE, encoded by the coding sequence ATGAAAAAGTTACTAGGGTTGCTTACAATAGTAGTGTTTGCAATTTCTGTTGTTGCTTGCGCTCCAGTTGGTGCAAAAAAGGATTCAACTGCGAAGAAGGACAAGAAAAGCAAGACTGCAAAGGCTGATGCTAAAGCTGGGAAGATTAAGGCGGGAACTATAAAATTTACCTTTGATTCAAACGAATATGGTGGAGCTTCCTCTGTTAATCTAGTTGGGTCATTTAACGGTTGGAATCCTACTGATCCAAATTACGCTATGGAAGATCCTGATGGTGATGGTATATTTGAGATAGAAGTTGAGTGGGATGCAGGTAAATATGCGTATAAATACTACATTGATGGTAACTGGCCAAAGGATATGAGTGAGCTAGAAGCGTATATTTCTCCAAAGCCTTCAGAATATGTTGATGACGGATTTGGTGGTAAGAATGCAGTTTTAATTGTTGAGTAG
- the mraY gene encoding phospho-N-acetylmuramoyl-pentapeptide-transferase — MFYEIFFPLREIFFGFNIFKYITFRSLMASLTSFLIVFLLMPTFINIVSKLQFRQSEREFGPETHRSKQGTPTMGGFLFIIASVISSLLWIRFNSIYPFLILFIMLSFGTIGFLDDYLKKVRRSHKGLSIFQKYSLQLLCSLVFILVLYFYQPFRPYFDKLFIPYTSELTLTLPMFVMVVFYILVLTGASNGVNLTDGIDGLAGGLAGIAYAVYGVFAYLAGNVVIASYLLIPYIDKVGELAVVVGSIVGGLGGFLWYNAHPAKIFMGDTGALSLGATLGAISITTKQELLLVIVGMVFVMETLSTALQILYYRLTGGKRIFKMAPLHHHFELSGWSETQVVVRFWILGIIFAIIALASLKIR, encoded by the coding sequence ATGTTTTACGAGATATTTTTCCCCTTGAGGGAAATATTCTTTGGATTTAATATATTCAAGTATATAACTTTTAGATCTTTGATGGCTTCTTTAACGTCTTTCTTGATTGTTTTCTTACTAATGCCAACTTTCATCAATATCGTGTCCAAGCTACAGTTTAGGCAATCTGAGAGGGAATTTGGTCCCGAGACTCACCGTAGCAAGCAAGGAACTCCAACAATGGGTGGATTTCTTTTCATTATTGCCAGTGTTATCTCGTCGTTGCTGTGGATAAGGTTTAATAGCATCTATCCTTTCCTAATACTATTTATAATGCTCTCTTTCGGAACGATAGGATTCCTAGACGATTATCTAAAGAAGGTGAGAAGGAGTCATAAAGGGCTATCAATATTTCAGAAGTATTCGCTTCAGCTTTTATGTTCACTTGTTTTCATTTTAGTGCTATATTTCTACCAACCGTTTAGACCATACTTTGATAAACTCTTCATACCATACACTAGCGAACTAACTCTGACACTGCCAATGTTTGTTATGGTGGTGTTTTACATATTGGTTCTCACTGGTGCTTCAAACGGGGTAAATCTGACTGATGGAATTGATGGACTTGCTGGAGGTCTTGCAGGTATTGCTTATGCTGTTTATGGGGTTTTTGCATATCTAGCTGGAAATGTGGTTATTGCTAGCTATCTTCTCATACCGTATATAGACAAAGTTGGTGAACTTGCTGTTGTTGTAGGAAGTATCGTTGGGGGCTTAGGTGGATTTCTGTGGTATAACGCTCATCCCGCTAAGATCTTTATGGGAGACACTGGTGCTCTGTCTCTCGGGGCAACACTTGGGGCTATATCAATAACAACAAAGCAAGAGCTACTTCTTGTTATCGTAGGAATGGTGTTTGTGATGGAAACACTCTCTACCGCACTTCAGATACTCTATTATAGGTTAACAGGAGGGAAGAGAATATTCAAAATGGCTCCTCTTCACCATCACTTTGAACTGAGTGGATGGAGTGAAACGCAAGTTGTTGTCAGATTCTGGATACTCGGAATAATATTTGCCATTATAGCCCTAGCAAGCTTGAAAATAAGGTGA